The genomic DNA GGTCGAGTAAGGCCGAGTTGGTGCACGAGGCAGTGTTCCCCGCGACGGCGACGGGTCTGACCGCACCGGCCGGTGACATCGCTGCCGACATCCGGGCGATGATCGGTGCCGCCCGCGATGTGTTCACCAGCCCGGTGATGCGTGCGGCGCTGCCCGGATTGGTCGCCGACGTCGTCGCCGACACCGACCTGAACGCCCGGGTGATGCAGCGGTTCGCCGGGACCTTCGTCACCGTGCGAGCCCGGATCGTCGACGGCATCGTGCGGGGTGAGGTCCAACCAGACGTCGACCCGGACCGCCTGGTGGAGCTGATCGGCGGGTCGACCATGCTGAGGATGCTGCTGTGGCCCGAACGCGAACTCGACGACGAGTGGGTGGCGCAGACGGCGGCGATCCTGGTCCACGGGGCCACCGTCAAGCCGTGACGTCCGACGGCCTTTGCGTCAGGCTGAGGGCAAATCTTCCGAGGGGTTCGGGCGCCGCATAGCCTGCGGCCACGTGACTATTACCGACCCACGTTCAGTGGCCACTGCCAAGCCGAGTGCGCGCTCCGTCGCGTTGGGCAGCGCGGTCGGCACCACGATCGAGTGGTACGACTTCTACCTGTATGCCACGGCCGCGGCACTGGTCTTCAAACCCTTGTTCTTCCCGAATATCTCGTCGACGGCGGGCACGCTGGCCGCGTTCGCGACCTATGCCGCAGGGTTCGGGGCTCGGCCGTTGGGGGCTCTGATATCGGGTCACTACGGAGATCGACTGGGACGCAAGACCGTCTTGGTGGCCGCGCTGGTCGGGATGGGGCTGAGCACTTTCGCGATCGGACTCCTGCCGACCTACGCCCAGGTAGGGCTGTTGGCGCCGGCACTGCTGGTGAGCCTGAGGTTGCTGCAAGGCCTGGCGGTGGGCGCCGAATGGGGCGGTGCGGCACTGCTTTCGGTGGAGCACGCGCCCCATGGTGGCCGCGGTCTGTTCGGCAGTTTCACGCAATTGGGTTCCCCGGCGGGCATGTTGCTGTCGACGGCGGTCTTCTACCTCACGCGGACGGCCAGCGGCCCCGACGCCTTCCTCGCCTACGGTTGGCGAATCCCCTTCCTGCTCAGTGCCGTTCTGGTCGTCATCGGTCTGGTGATTCGGCTGAGGCTGACCGATGCCGAGATATTCACTCAGGTCCGCGATCGCGGCGAGGTGGCGCGACGGCCGGTGCTAGAGGTACTGCGCACACAACCGCGCAATGTGGTGATCACCACCGGCTTACGGTTCTCGCAGATCGCGCTGTTCGTCCTGCTGACCACGTATTCATTGACCTACCTGCAGGATTCCTCAGAAGCGGGCAGTCAGATCGGATTGACGGCAGTCCTGATTGCGTCGGCCATCGGCCTGATCAGTACGCCGGCGTGGGCAATGCTGTCCGACCGGATCGGGAGGCGGCCTCCGTACCTTTTCGGTGCGCTGGCCGGTGTGCTGGCCCTGATCCTGTTCTTCGTCGCGGCGGGGACCGGATCCCACATCGCGATCGTGTTGTCGATCGTGTTCGGTGTCAACATCGCTCACGACGCCATGTACGGGCCTCAGGCCGCTTGGTTCGGTGAACTGTTCGATACCCGGGTGCGCTACAGCGGTGCTTCGTTGGGTTACCAGATCGGTGCGGTGCTCTCGGGTGGTTTCGCACCGTTGATCGCGGCGGGGCTGCTGGTCGCCGGTGGTGGCAGTCCCTGGCTGATCGTCGGATATTTCGCCGTGCTGACGGCGATCACCTTTGCGGCCGCGTATTTCGCGCGGGAAACGCATCAGGATGAGATCGGGGACGCGCGATGACCCGGATCTATCTCAATGCCTTCGACATGGCTTGTGTCGGGCATCAGTCCGCCGGATTGTGGCGCCACCCCGAGGATCAGGGCTACCGATACCGCGAACTCGGGTACTGGACGGATCTGGCTCGCACGCTGGAGGCCGGTGGCTTCGACGCGTTGTTTCTCGCCGACGTCCTCGGCGTCTACGACGTGTACGGAGGATCGCGGGATGCCGCGGTGGCCGATGCCGCACAGGTGCCGGTCAACGACCCGACACTGGCCGTCTCGGCGATGGCGGCGGTCACCGACACCCTGGGATTCGGTGTCACGGTGTCGTTGACCTACGAGCAGCCCTATGCACTGGCACGCCGGTTCTCGACGCTCGACCACCTGACCGACGGCCGCGTGGCCTGGAACATCGTCACCTCCTATCTCGACAGTGCCGCCAGGAATCTGGGGCTGGATGCCCAGATCCCGCACGACGAGCGCTACGAGATCGCCGAGGAGTACCTCGAGGTCTGCTACAAGCTGTGGGAGGCATCGTGGGAGCCCGACGCCGTCGTCCGGGACAGGGAACGAGGCGTGTTCACCGATCCGGCGAAAGTCCATGACATCGAGCACAAGGGCCGCTACTTCAGCGTCCCTGGGCCGTTCCTGTGCGAACCGTCTCCGCAGCGCACCCCGATGCTGTTCCAGGCAGGCGCCTCGCCGCGAGGGGTCCGGTTCGCCGCGGCTCACGCCGAGGCGGTGTTCGTGTCGGGGCCGACGCCCGAGATCGTCGCCAAGCCGGTCAAGGCGCTGCGTGCCGCCGCGGCCGAACACGGACGAGATCCCCGGTCCATCAAGGTGTTCACGATGCTGACGCCGATCGTCGCCGAGACCCGTGAACTGGCCGTCGCCAAGTTGCACGAGTACCGGCAGTTTGTCAGCGCGGCCGGGGCACTGGCACTGTTCGGCGGCTGGACCGGCGTTGATCTGGCCGAGCTCGGGCCCGACGAACCTCTGAAGTACGTCCAGACCGAGGCCAATCGTTCTGCGCTGGCATCGTTCACCACGTCGGACCGGAACTGGACGGCGGGGGAGCTGGCCCACGAGGTCGGTCTCGGTGGCCGCGGCCCGGTCGTGGTCGGTTCGCCCACCGAGGTGGCCGATGAACTCGAGCGGTGGGTCGACGAGGCCGGTGTCGACGGGTTCAACCTGGCCTACGTCACGACGCCGGGCACCTTCGTCGATTTCGCCCGCCATGTCGTACCCGAGTTGCGTCGTCGCGGCCGGTTACCCGACCGGGCTGAGCCGACCACCCTGCGCGAGCGGCTCGGCGGCGCCGGACCGTTGCTTGCTCCTGGGCATCCGGGCGCGGCCTATCGACCGCAGGGCTGGGGTTGACATGAACCAATGTTGAGGTCCGACACTGGTCTGGTGAACGCGAAGGATCAACAGGACATCAGGGCCGTCATGGACGCCGCCACCGACCTGTGGGTAGCCCACGACATGGAGGGCTGGGGCCGGTATTTCACCGAGGACGCCGACTTCGTCGCGCACAGCGGCCTGTGGTGGACCTCGCGTGACGACAATGTCGCGGGGCACCTGGATGTGCCGGAAGCCGTTGTCGGCCAGAAGCGCAAGTACACCCAGCGGGTCGAGGCCATCGCCGAGATCGCGCCGGGCGTGGCGCTCGTGCACACGCGCTGGGATTGGCCCGGCCACGTGCCGGCGGGAGCTCAGCCGGAAGACCGCAGCGGCATCGTCAGCTATGTCGTCGTCGAACACGACGGGCGCTGGCTGATCCGCTCCGCCCACAACACGCGGGTGAGCTAGCCATGGCGGTGCAACCTTTTCCCGCCGATTGGCAGACCGCGCTGGTGTTGGTGCCGCACCCTGATGACCCCGAGTACGGGGTCGGCGCGGCAGTCGCGAAGTGGACCGCCGCGGGCAGGACCGTGCACTACGCGCTGGCCTCACGGGGCGAGGCCGGTATCGCCGGTATGGCGCCCGGGCAGGCCGGGCCGTTGCGGGAAGGGGAGCAGCGCAGGTCCGCCGCCATCGTCGGGGTCGACGACGTGGCGTTCTGGGATTTTCCGGACAGCAACATCCGCGACACCCCCCAGTTGCGCGCGAAGATCGCCGAGACCATCGTCGCGATCCGTCCTGACGTCGTGATCACCATCTACAGCGGTCCGGCCTGGGCGCCCGGTGCGCCGAACCAGCGTGATCACATCGAATTCGCCCGCGCGGTCGCGGCCGCCTATGACGGTCTGGCCGATGCACCCACCTGGCTCTTCGAGAACGGGCCGGAGCCGACGCATTGCGAGGTGGTCGACGGTTACACCGACGTGGCGGTGAATTCCCTTGCTGCTCATGAGGTGTACCTCTCGGTGCTGGATCCGGAGACGCCCGTCGTCGAACAGGCCCGCCGGCAGGTGGAGATGTCGACACCGGCGCAGCCCGGCGTCGGCGAGCGAACCGTCGGCTTCATCCTGAAGCGGCATCGCTGAGCTTGCCGGAGTCGGCCTACCATCACAGCTGTGCGTGCTGTGATGTATTCCGAGGTCGGTGTGCTGCCCGGGGTGGTCGAGATGGCCGACCCCGAATGTCCTGCCGACGGAGTGGTCGTCGAGGTCGCGGCCACCGGTGTGTGCCGGTCTGACTGGCACGCCTGGCGGGGGCATGATCCGGTAGCCCTGCCGATCATCCCCGGGCATGAATTCGCCGGAACCATCGTGGCGGTCGGTCCTGGCGTATCGGGCTGGCAGGCGAGTGACCGGGTGACCGCGCCCTTCGTCCTGGGCTGTGGGCACTGCGAATTCTGCGCGGCCGGTGATGCCCAGGTCTGCCCGAACCAGCTGCAGCCCGGGTTCACCCTGCCGGGCTCATTCGCGCAACGGGTCGCGGTGCCGCGGGCCCAAGCCAACCTCGTGCGCCTGCCCGACAGCGTCTCGTTCGTCACCGCGGCGTCGCTCGGGTGCCGCTTCGCGACGTCGTTCCGGGCCGTGGTCACCCACGGCGGGGTGCAGCCCGGCCAATGGGTAGCGGTTCACGGGTGCGGAGGAGTGGGCCTGTCGGCGGTGATGATCGCGAAAGCGTTCGGTGCCAGGGTTGTTGCCGTCGACCGCGACGCGCAGGCGCTCGCCACCGCCGGTCGCCTCGGAGTCGATGAGCTGATCAACGGTACCGAGATCCCCGATGTCGCAGCCGAAGTCGTTCACCGGACCGGAGGCGGTGTACACATCGGGGTCGACGCCATCGGCCATCCCGCCGTCGCGGCGGCCTCGGTCACCTCGCTGCGCCGCAGGGGCCGGCATATCCAGGTGGGGCTGCTGCTGGGCGATGCGGCGCAGACCGCCTTCCCGATGGACCGGGTGATCGCCCAGGAACTTTCGATCCTCGGGTCGCACGGAATGCCCGCCGTCGACTATCCGGCGATGCTCGACCTCCTCGCTTCCGGCGCGCTGCAGCCGGAGTTGTTGGTCACCCGGCTGATCGGGCTGGACGACGCGGGCGCGGCGATGGCCGCCATGGATGCACCCTCGGGACCGGGAATGACGATCATCGAGCCCGGCCGGGCGGGTTAGTCGTCGATCTGTCCTCGGTTCCGTTGGGCCACAGCGCGATAACGGTCACCGAGGCCGTCGAAGTCGCGCGTCTGCGCACCGGCGATGGCCTGCTCGGCGGCGAGTGCCGGACTGATGAGGGGATCGCTGCCGCGGGTGTAGATCTCCTTGAGGCCGACCATGGTCGGGCCCGGAACCTCGGCGATCTGACCGGCCAACTCCAGCGCCCGGTCCAGTAACCGCTCGTGTGATACCACCTCGGTGACCAGACCCAGGCGTTCGGCGCGGGCGGCGTCGACGACTTCTCCGGTCATCGAGAGCCGGCGGGCCATCGCGGCGCCGACAACCTGAGGGAGCCGTGCCGTCATCCCGCCACCGGGCAGGATCCCGACCCGGGCGTGGGTGTCGGCGAACACCGCGCGTTCGGAGGCGATCAGGAAGTCGCAACCCAGGGCCATCTCCAGCCCGCCGGTGAACGTCGCACCGTTGATCGCCCCGATGATCGGGGTGCGGAGCTCGCCGGTCTTGGTGATGCAGTTGTGGGACCGGAACTTCGCGAAATACTCCATGCCGAGCGTCTGCGCCTGTTTGAGGTCGACACCGGCGCAGAACGCGGGGTCGGTCCCGGTGAGCACGATGGCCCGCACCGTCTCGTCGCCGTCGGCATCGTCGAGGGCACCGTACAGTTCCTCGATCAGCTCACGGCCCAGCGCATTCCGTGATGAGGGGCGGTTCAGCGTCAATACGCGGACGCCACCGTGATCAGTGGCGGATACAACAGCGCGAGCAGACATAAAACCGCATGCTACGCCGCCCTTTGGCGCGAGTTTGTGTCTGCTCGCGGGAGGAATCAGGGAGGAAATCACCGCAGGAACGTCTGGGCGTTGTTGGCCAGATCCAGCAGTGGCTGAGGGAGTGCACCGAGCGCGAACGTGATGGCCGCGGTGACGGTGATGACGGCGGTGGTGAGCCCGCTCGGGACGACGACTTCGGGTGCGTCCTCGGGGGGATCGGTGAAGAACATCAGCACGATCACCCGCACGTAGAAGTAGGCCGCCACGGCGCTGGCGATGACGCCGACGATGACCAGCGGGATCGCCCCGCCTTCACCGGCGGCCTTGAACACCGCGAACTTACTCACGAACCCGCTGGTCAGTGGAATCCCGGCGAACGCCAGCAGGAACAGCGAAAACACCACGCCGACAATCGGATATCGCCGGCCCAGACCGCCCCACCGCGCCATCGATGCCTCCTCCTCGCCCGCGGCGTTGCGCACCAGGCCGACGACGGCGAACGCGCCCAGCGTGCTGAAACCGTAGGCAAACAGGTAGAACAGCGTGGAGGACACCCCGGCGGGGTTCGCGGCGATCACACCGGTGAGGATGAAACCCGAGTGCGCCACCGCGGAGTAGGCGAGCATTCGTTTTACGTCCGTCTGCGTGACGGCAGTGATAGTCCCGATCACCATGGTCAGGATCGCGATCGCCCACAGGACCGGCCGCCAGTCATCCCGAAGCTGCGGTAACGCGACGTAGAAGATGCGCAGCATGGCGCCGAACGCAGCGATCTTGGTGGCCGCGGCCATGAACGCGGTGATCGCGGTGGGGGCGCCCTGGTACACGTCGGGAATCCACGAATGGAACGGAACGGCACCGACTTTGAACAACACCCCGACCAGTAGCAGGGCGATACCGATCAGTGCCAGCGGGGTGTTGGGTGACCTGGTGGCCACCGCAGTGGCGATCCCGCTGAGGTCCAGGGTGCCGGCGTAGCCGTACAGCATCGCCGCGCCGTACAGGAAGAAGGCCGACGAGAACGCGCCCAGCAGAAAGTATTTCAGGGATGCTTCTTGCGACAACAGCCGCCGGCGACGGGCCAGCCCGCACAGCAGATACAGTGGAAGCGACAGCACTTCCAGCGCGATGAACATGGTCAGCAGATCGTCGGCGGCCGGGAACAGCAGCATGCCGCCGATGGCGAACATGGTCAGCGGAAAGACCTCGGTCTGCATCACCCCGGCCTTGGTGGCCAGTTGCTCGGCCACACTTCCCGGCGCCGCGGACGCCTGCGGTGTGAAGCCGTCGAGACCACGGGCACCGTCCGAAGTTTCGGCGGCGGACTGGCGTTCGGCGATGAGCAGGATGCCGAGAATGCCGACCAGGGCGATGGTGCCCTGCAGGAACAACGCCGGGGCATCGAGCACCACCGAGCCCAGCACCGCGGGCTTCCCAGGGGTGCCATGCAACTCCCGGGCCAACAGGACCACCGCCACCACGGCGGCCACCAACCCGCCGAGTGCGAGGGCAACCTGCATCCGATAGCGGGCCGATCGGGGCAGGAATGCCTCGACGAGTACCCCGGCCACGCCTACCCCGAACACGATCAGCATGGGGGAGAGCAGGCCGTATTCGATGCTCGGTGTCACCATGATCAGCGAACCCCCTCTGCCATCTTGGGTAACACCTGCGGTGGCGGATCGCTCTGTCCGATGGTGGTCAATGTGTGTTGGACGGCCGGATTGATCACGTCCAGCGCGGGTTTGGGATAGATGCCCAACACCAGCAGCAGTGCGATCAAGGGCGTCACCACGACGAGTTCGCGAGGCACCAGATCCTGGATCCGGCGCTCGTCTCCGGAGAGCTCGTCGGGGACCGGACCGGTCATCATCCGTTGGTACATCCACAGGATATAGACGGCGGACAGCACCAGTGCGGTGGCGGCGAATACGGCGATCACCGGATAGCGGGTGAATGTGCCGATGAGAACCAGGAATTCACTGATGAACGGTGCCAGGCCCGGCAACGACAACGTCGCGAGGCCGGCCACCAGGAAAGTTCCGGCGAGGACCGGGGCCACCTTCTGAACGCCGCCGTAGGCATCGATCAACCGGGACCCGCGCCGCGTTACCAGGAATCCGGCGATCAGGAAGAGTGCGGCCGTGGAGATCCCGTGGTTGATCATGTACAACGTGGACCCGGCCTGGCCCTGGCTGGTCATCACGAAGATGCCCAGGATGATGAAACCGAAATGCGAGATCGACGTGTAGGCGATCAAGCGCATCACATCGGTCTGGCCGATCGCCAGGACGGCGCCGTAGATGATGCCGATCACCGCGAGGGTGATGACCAACGGGCGGAAATACGTTGACGCGTCGGGAAACAGCGGCAGGCAGTAACGCAGCATGCCGAAGGTGCCGACCTTGTCCATGATCGCCATCATCAGCACCGCGCTGGCTGGGGTGGCCTGCACGGCGGCATCCGGCAACCACCGGTGAAACGGCCACAACGGTGCCTTCACCGCGAACGCGAACATGAAACCCAGGAACAGGAAGTTCGCCACCGCGGGGTTGATCACCAACGCGCCGGACGATACCGCGGCGACGATCGTGCGGAAATCGAAGGTGCCCGAGGCAAACGTGTCGCTGCCCGCGGTGACGACGTAGAGGCCGATCACCGCGGCCAGCATGACCAGACCGCCGAACAGGTTGTACAGCAGGAATTTCACCGCTGCGCGAGACCGATTCTCACCGCCGAATCCACCGATCAGGAAGTACATCGGGATCAGCATGGCCTCGAAGAACACGTAGAACAGCAGGATGTCCAGGGCAACCAGGGACATGAACACCATGCCCTGGACGGCCAGCGTCAACGCCAGGTAGGCCTGCACGCCGCGGCCACCGAGCCCGGTCTGGTGGGCGGCGTCATTCCAGCCCGCGATGATGAGCAGCGGCAGCAGCACAGCGGTGAGCACCACCAGAGCCAGGGCGATGCCGTCGACACCGAGGATGTAGCCGGTTCCGAACGACGGTATCCAGCGGTGTGATTCGACGAACTGAAACTGCTCGCCCGCCGGATCGAAACCGACAGCGAGCACGGCTGCCAGCCCCAGGGCTACCAGCGAGACCGTCAGCGCCAGCCATTTCGCCAGCGTCCGCTGCCCGGCCGGGAGCAACATCACCACGGCGGCTCCCACCGTAGGGGTCGCCCACAACGCCGTCAGCCACGGAAACGTGCTCACCACAGTCGCACCGCCAGGATCGCCGCCACCACCAGGGCCGCACCGCCTAGCATGGAGAGCGCATAGGAACGCGCGAAGCCGGTCTGCAACTGGCGCAACCCATCCGATGTTCGACTGACCAGCGCGGCCAGCCCACCGGCAGTGCCGTCGACCACCTTGTCGTCAACCGCCGCCAGAGCCGCGGTCAAGGTCTGGCCACCTCGCATGAACACCGCCTCGTTGAACGCGTCGCCGTACAGATCGCGCCGGGCAGCCACCGCCCACGCCGACGCGTCGGGCACATCGGCCGGGACCGGCCGCTGCGCGTACATCCGGTAGGCGACCGCGATACCGACCGCGACGACCCCCAGCACCACCACGGTGACCACCCACGCGGGGATCGCGTGGTGCGCCTCGTGAGCACCGACCACCGGCTCCAGCCAATGTGACAATGTGCCGCCGATCGCCAGCGCACCGCCGGAGACCACCGAGCCGACCGCGAGCAGGATCATCGGCCAGGTCATCACGGCCGGGGCCTCGTGTGGATGTGTCTGTTCATCCCAGCGCTTTTCGCCGAAGAACGTCATCAGCATCACCCGGGTCATGTAGAACGCGGTGATCCCGGCGCCCAGGATCGCCGCGCCGCCGAGGATCACACCGCGGGCGCCTCCGGCGCCCAACGCCGCCTCGATGATGCTGTCTTTGGAGAAGAAGCCGGCCAGCGGTGGCACACCGATGATCGCCAGGTAGCCGAGCCCGAAGGTGGCGAACGTGACCGGCAGGACCTTGCGCAGCCCGCCGTAGCGGCGCATGTTCACGTCGTCGTTCATGGCGTGCATCACCGACCCGGCGCCGAGGAACAACCCGGCCTTGAAGAATCCGTGGGTGAGCAGGTGCATGATCGCGAATGCGTAACCGGCAGGCCCGAGTCCAGCGGCCAGCACCATATAGCCGATCTGGCTCATCGTGGACGCGGCCAGCGCCTTCTTGATGTCGTCCTTGGCGCACCCGATGATCGCGCCGAACAGCAGCGTGACGGCGCCGACGATGACGACCCCGGTCTGCGCGCCCGGCGCCAGGTCGAAGATCGGCCCCGACCGCACGATCAGATAGACGCCCGCGGTGACCATCGTGGCGGCGTGGATCAGCGCCGACACCGGGGTCGGGCCTTCCATCGCGTCCCCGAGCCAAGACTGCAGCGGCACCTGGGCCGATTTGCCACACGCGCCCAACAACAGCAGCAGACCGATCGCGGTCAGGGTGGCTTCGCTCAATGCCGGTGCGGCACCGAACACCCCGGCGAACGAGATGGATCCGACGGTGGCGAACATGATCATCAGCGCGATCGCCAGGCCCATGTCACCGACCCGGTTGACGACGAAAGCCTTCTTGGCTGCTGCGGCGGCCGAGGGTTTGTACGACCAGAATCCGATCAGCAGATACGAGGCCAGGCCCACGCCTTCCCACCCGGCGTACAGACCGAGGTAGTTGTCCGCGAGCACGAGCAGCAGCATCGCGGCGAGGAACAGGTTCAGATATGCGAAAAACCTTCGCCGATCAGGATCTTCGGCCATGTACCCGATCGAATATATGTGGATCAAGGACCCGACGCCGGTGATCAGCAGCACGAAGCACACCGACAACTGATCCAGTTGCAGCCCGAAATCGACCTGAAGGCCGGCCACTGGAACCCAGGAGAACAGCGATTCCTGAACCGCGCGGTGCTCGTCGTGGCGGCCCAGCATCTGAGTGAACAGCGCCGCTCCGACGGCGAAGGCCCCCAACGCGGTCGCACAGCCCAGCAGATGCCCCCACCGGTCGGATCGTCGGCCGCTCAACAGCAGCACCGCTGCTCCGGCGGCAGGGAGGGCGATCAACAGCCACAAAGGTAGTGTCATGTCGCCCTTAGTGCTTCAGCAGGCTGGCGTCGTCGACCGAGGTCGAATGACGGGTACGGAAGAGGGTCATGATGATGGCCAGGCCGATCACCACCTCGCAGGCGGCCACCACCATGGTGAAGAACGCAACCACCTGACCGTCGAGATGACCGTGCATGCGGGAGAACGCCACGAATGCCAGATTCGCCGCGTTGAGCATGAGCTCGACGCACATGAACATCACGATGGCATTGCGCCGCAACAGCACTCCCGATGCGCCGATGGTGAACAACAGCACCGACAGGTAGAGATAGTTGTCGGGATTCATCGCATCACCCCTCCCCGTTGGCCGAATTGCTGATCGCGCGCTGCGGCAGGATGGCGCTGACCGACAACGCCGCATCGGAGCCGTCGGGCAGCCGTGCCGGGACATCGACGGCGTTATGCCGGGCGTAGACACCGGGATTGGGCAGCGGGGTCGGATGGCCCCCGGCCTGGAAGCGCTCGACAGCCAGCTCCCGCTGGGTCTTGCGGTGTTCGAAGCGTTCCCGGTGTGCGAGCACCATCGCACCCAGCGCCGCGGTGATGAGCAGGGTGCTGGTCAACTCGAATGCCCACAGGTACCGGGTGAAGATCAGGGCGGCCAGACCTTCCACGTTGCCGCCGCTGTTGGCTTGGGCCAGCCCGGTGAACCCGCTGACCGACACGCTGCCGATCCCGGCGATCAACAGGATGCCGAACCCGGTGCCGGCCGCGAGTGCCGCAAGGCGTTGGCCGCGTATCGTTTCGGCGAACGATTCGGACAGGTCGACACCGATGAGCATCATCACGAAAAGGAACAGCATCATCACTGCGCCGGTGTAGACCACC from Mycobacterium sp. DL440 includes the following:
- a CDS encoding TetR/AcrR family transcriptional regulator, which gives rise to MKAEPSPVGKTAGAGRPRDPRIDAAILQATVELLVEIGYANLTMAAVAERAQTTKTALYRRWSSKAELVHEAVFPATATGLTAPAGDIAADIRAMIGAARDVFTSPVMRAALPGLVADVVADTDLNARVMQRFAGTFVTVRARIVDGIVRGEVQPDVDPDRLVELIGGSTMLRMLLWPERELDDEWVAQTAAILVHGATVKP
- a CDS encoding MFS transporter, which gives rise to MATAKPSARSVALGSAVGTTIEWYDFYLYATAAALVFKPLFFPNISSTAGTLAAFATYAAGFGARPLGALISGHYGDRLGRKTVLVAALVGMGLSTFAIGLLPTYAQVGLLAPALLVSLRLLQGLAVGAEWGGAALLSVEHAPHGGRGLFGSFTQLGSPAGMLLSTAVFYLTRTASGPDAFLAYGWRIPFLLSAVLVVIGLVIRLRLTDAEIFTQVRDRGEVARRPVLEVLRTQPRNVVITTGLRFSQIALFVLLTTYSLTYLQDSSEAGSQIGLTAVLIASAIGLISTPAWAMLSDRIGRRPPYLFGALAGVLALILFFVAAGTGSHIAIVLSIVFGVNIAHDAMYGPQAAWFGELFDTRVRYSGASLGYQIGAVLSGGFAPLIAAGLLVAGGGSPWLIVGYFAVLTAITFAAAYFARETHQDEIGDAR
- a CDS encoding LLM class flavin-dependent oxidoreductase; this translates as MTRIYLNAFDMACVGHQSAGLWRHPEDQGYRYRELGYWTDLARTLEAGGFDALFLADVLGVYDVYGGSRDAAVADAAQVPVNDPTLAVSAMAAVTDTLGFGVTVSLTYEQPYALARRFSTLDHLTDGRVAWNIVTSYLDSAARNLGLDAQIPHDERYEIAEEYLEVCYKLWEASWEPDAVVRDRERGVFTDPAKVHDIEHKGRYFSVPGPFLCEPSPQRTPMLFQAGASPRGVRFAAAHAEAVFVSGPTPEIVAKPVKALRAAAAEHGRDPRSIKVFTMLTPIVAETRELAVAKLHEYRQFVSAAGALALFGGWTGVDLAELGPDEPLKYVQTEANRSALASFTTSDRNWTAGELAHEVGLGGRGPVVVGSPTEVADELERWVDEAGVDGFNLAYVTTPGTFVDFARHVVPELRRRGRLPDRAEPTTLRERLGGAGPLLAPGHPGAAYRPQGWG
- a CDS encoding SgcJ/EcaC family oxidoreductase; translation: MNAKDQQDIRAVMDAATDLWVAHDMEGWGRYFTEDADFVAHSGLWWTSRDDNVAGHLDVPEAVVGQKRKYTQRVEAIAEIAPGVALVHTRWDWPGHVPAGAQPEDRSGIVSYVVVEHDGRWLIRSAHNTRVS
- a CDS encoding PIG-L deacetylase family protein, whose protein sequence is MAVQPFPADWQTALVLVPHPDDPEYGVGAAVAKWTAAGRTVHYALASRGEAGIAGMAPGQAGPLREGEQRRSAAIVGVDDVAFWDFPDSNIRDTPQLRAKIAETIVAIRPDVVITIYSGPAWAPGAPNQRDHIEFARAVAAAYDGLADAPTWLFENGPEPTHCEVVDGYTDVAVNSLAAHEVYLSVLDPETPVVEQARRQVEMSTPAQPGVGERTVGFILKRHR
- a CDS encoding zinc-dependent alcohol dehydrogenase family protein, which translates into the protein MRAVMYSEVGVLPGVVEMADPECPADGVVVEVAATGVCRSDWHAWRGHDPVALPIIPGHEFAGTIVAVGPGVSGWQASDRVTAPFVLGCGHCEFCAAGDAQVCPNQLQPGFTLPGSFAQRVAVPRAQANLVRLPDSVSFVTAASLGCRFATSFRAVVTHGGVQPGQWVAVHGCGGVGLSAVMIAKAFGARVVAVDRDAQALATAGRLGVDELINGTEIPDVAAEVVHRTGGGVHIGVDAIGHPAVAAASVTSLRRRGRHIQVGLLLGDAAQTAFPMDRVIAQELSILGSHGMPAVDYPAMLDLLASGALQPELLVTRLIGLDDAGAAMAAMDAPSGPGMTIIEPGRAG
- a CDS encoding enoyl-CoA hydratase, encoding MSARAVVSATDHGGVRVLTLNRPSSRNALGRELIEELYGALDDADGDETVRAIVLTGTDPAFCAGVDLKQAQTLGMEYFAKFRSHNCITKTGELRTPIIGAINGATFTGGLEMALGCDFLIASERAVFADTHARVGILPGGGMTARLPQVVGAAMARRLSMTGEVVDAARAERLGLVTEVVSHERLLDRALELAGQIAEVPGPTMVGLKEIYTRGSDPLISPALAAEQAIAGAQTRDFDGLGDRYRAVAQRNRGQIDD
- the nuoN gene encoding NADH-quinone oxidoreductase subunit NuoN; its protein translation is MVTPSIEYGLLSPMLIVFGVGVAGVLVEAFLPRSARYRMQVALALGGLVAAVVAVVLLARELHGTPGKPAVLGSVVLDAPALFLQGTIALVGILGILLIAERQSAAETSDGARGLDGFTPQASAAPGSVAEQLATKAGVMQTEVFPLTMFAIGGMLLFPAADDLLTMFIALEVLSLPLYLLCGLARRRRLLSQEASLKYFLLGAFSSAFFLYGAAMLYGYAGTLDLSGIATAVATRSPNTPLALIGIALLLVGVLFKVGAVPFHSWIPDVYQGAPTAITAFMAAATKIAAFGAMLRIFYVALPQLRDDWRPVLWAIAILTMVIGTITAVTQTDVKRMLAYSAVAHSGFILTGVIAANPAGVSSTLFYLFAYGFSTLGAFAVVGLVRNAAGEEEASMARWGGLGRRYPIVGVVFSLFLLAFAGIPLTSGFVSKFAVFKAAGEGGAIPLVIVGVIASAVAAYFYVRVIVLMFFTDPPEDAPEVVVPSGLTTAVITVTAAITFALGALPQPLLDLANNAQTFLR
- a CDS encoding NADH-quinone oxidoreductase subunit M; the encoded protein is MVSTFPWLTALWATPTVGAAVVMLLPAGQRTLAKWLALTVSLVALGLAAVLAVGFDPAGEQFQFVESHRWIPSFGTGYILGVDGIALALVVLTAVLLPLLIIAGWNDAAHQTGLGGRGVQAYLALTLAVQGMVFMSLVALDILLFYVFFEAMLIPMYFLIGGFGGENRSRAAVKFLLYNLFGGLVMLAAVIGLYVVTAGSDTFASGTFDFRTIVAAVSSGALVINPAVANFLFLGFMFAFAVKAPLWPFHRWLPDAAVQATPASAVLMMAIMDKVGTFGMLRYCLPLFPDASTYFRPLVITLAVIGIIYGAVLAIGQTDVMRLIAYTSISHFGFIILGIFVMTSQGQAGSTLYMINHGISTAALFLIAGFLVTRRGSRLIDAYGGVQKVAPVLAGTFLVAGLATLSLPGLAPFISEFLVLIGTFTRYPVIAVFAATALVLSAVYILWMYQRMMTGPVPDELSGDERRIQDLVPRELVVVTPLIALLLVLGIYPKPALDVINPAVQHTLTTIGQSDPPPQVLPKMAEGVR